DNA from Desmodus rotundus isolate HL8 chromosome X, HLdesRot8A.1, whole genome shotgun sequence:
TTTTATTCAGGGTTGAGAAGTTGAGTAATAAGaaagtaaagaatttttttaaaaaggtgactaATTCTTCATGAAGGAACTTTGAGACAGAAATGCAACCTTAAAAGCCcagcataaaatatttagaacttcAGGACAAGAAGGAGGTTTTAAAGCCTTCCTTTCATAtcccttcattttgcagatgaagaaactgaagcctgGAACAAAAGTCACTTGCCCGTAGTCACAGAGCAAAGCAGAGCTAAAGTCAGAACTACAACTTGTTTCTTGTCTCCTATATAATGACTTGGGATTCAAATAAAGATTTCTACCTCTTAAATTAACAGCTATCATTTTCTTCAGGATTTCAAGTGTGTGAATTCATTTGATCCTAccatttttcctgtatttttcatCACTAAAACACCtcaatctttaaaaatgcaaggTCTTCAGACTGCAAGACTCCCTGGTTTGAAATAAATTGCTATGATTCTTAATGAAACTATTAAAGTAATGAATAGGACTAGGGTAGCAAAGTGACAAGTTAAGAGTTAAATGTGGTGAGAACCTGGCAGCTCCAGCAAGATGTATGCGGTAGGAGGGAGGCCCAGTCAGTGGCTGAGAGGTTAGTAATGTAAACTATATACAACTTGGTATTTGTAAGGGGGGGAGTGCTGTGATAGAGATGCAAATGCTTTTGCACAGAGAGGGATTTTTAGAGAGCAGACTTTGGAACAGTAGAACTAAGAAAACATATAAAGCCAAAGTAGAATCCCCCTATGTTTGCTTTCAGTTATTCTGAGAAGGAGTGTATATAACAGCAGAGCACAGAAAAAAGCAACACACCCCAGAGCCGTTACACAGTAAGGTACAAAACAGCATTGAACCCATGGGAGTGGGAGAAAACAGGAGCCaggctctccttctctttccccctcttctttgAAATCGAGATTGAGTCATATTGTATCAGAAAGGGTTTATCATAGAAATCAGAACTGTCTTAAGGTGTTAGCATAGAAGGCTTTGGATAGGAAAGTTTTCAACTTTCCTATCTGCCATTTCTCAACATGGCAGATTTTAGGTTCCagggagaaaatacatttttttccattaacagTGTTCTTGAATGGATTTAGCTTTCTAGTCCCTAAATTGacataagaaaagaaatttctgcTTAGGTTGAATATAGCAAATTTCAGGGCTGTAGAAAAACTGTTGAGAAAGCTATGAGCACCTGGCCAGAGGGACTGAGATGGGAGTGGGTTTACAATGCATCATTCATTACTGCAGAAGTACTACGTGACAGAAATCACTAGATCCCATCAGTGTGCAGCCAAGACTTTTAATCACCTTGGCTCCTATTTAATAATGTGTGATATGTATATTCTGTCCCTCATTTAATAGAATGTAGAATTGATCAAGAGCAGAGTCAATTTCTTAACTGTTGCTGCTCACAATGAATGGCCCTTTAATGCTTGGATTTCTAAATCATAAACATGCATGTAGTAACAGTTTTTCATCTAATCTATGTACTTCAACAGTCTCTCACCTATTCCTTTCTCaacctttttccctctcttacctTCCCCTACAGTATCTATTTCAATTCATCCTCTTAGCCAGATTGGATTCAGCATGTCCAGAATAGCAAACAATTTATTGTCATCCAATCTGGTTTTATCCTACTCATTACCCTGATTTTCCCCAGGTCCTACTTGCCCACTGTATTGTGGATCTTCCACAGTCCATTCTAATAAAAGGTTTTACAGGGCAGGAAGAAACTTTCTGAGTTCATCCTGTAAGTCCCCTTACCTATAATCAAGACAGTACTACCTCATCATCCCAGACCAATGCCCAAAGCTTCTTTTAATCATTCAACCAAGCATCTGAACTCCTAGTCTTTCAATAATCTAATCAATATCCAAATGCTCCTTCTTAACCTAAACACCATATGCCCTTCCCCTGCCAAGACAGGATCTCTTTTGAACATGGTTCTGAGTCATTTCTATTATGACCTATATTCCTCCAAGCTCAGCTTTCAACCTTCTGAGCATGTCCCTGAGATACGCAGTGACATCCTGGGAATCTCATATGATTGTTTCCTGTAGCTTTGAGAACTAATGTGCCTTCCTTTGAGCTATTGATTCTTGAAATTTGCAATATGCTTTGAATGTAGTTTCCTTTGGGAAAGTGAATGAGTCTAATGTATCCAGCACTGATGTTGTTCTTACAGTGTGACGGACCTGGAGAGCCCCACATTTTTTATCTGATCAATGGAGAATAAATCCATTGCTTACAAGTTTGTCAGAAGACTCTTCCCAATCCACAGCTCCTACATCCGTATACCCTGCATGTCGGCCGAACAATGTGTCCTTGTTTATTTGGGTGCTCAAATGAGAGCTACCTGTTATTTTCTTATTCTGAGATTATGAATCTTAATAAAGATACAGCAAAGGTAGAGGTGGGATGCTTCAGGGGGCTGTAAGTCCAAGTAAATACAAGAGACACGTTGCTCTTGAAtgcccaaataaacaaacaagggcATGCTTCTCAGTTTACCCTCAAGGACTGCAAGATGTAAAAGGTTTAGATGAAGGGATTCTTTTGTCAAATTATGTAGCTGTAGAGTCATAAACAATAATGGGGCACAGTTCTTCAAAATCACTTAGTCCATCCCTATAATTATATAGATAGTGAAACTATGgcccaaacaaaacaaatgagttgATAAAAGTTATGTAGCTATTCAAGTCTTAGATTCTCCCTAGTGTTTACCTGCATTCTCCGTGCTGTGTTAAATAACACCAGAACAACTAGCTAAAAAAGTGACATTATGGTCAGACTGGTTCTTTGATGTGATGTgccagaaaagttatttttaacagTTAAATCTTCTTTTCACAAAATGAACAGATGTAAATTCAGCTAAACAGGTTTGCATGGGAATACAGCCTCGAAAGGCAATGAATCTGATCATATTACTAACCACTGAGTCCTTTGTGAactgcatccttatttttcttgttgttaaaCTTTGAGCACATTTCAGTGTCATGTTTGCTTGCTTATGGAAACTTAATCAAGCACTTTCCTCTCTCACTTGTTCATTTCTATTACTCATTCAAGCTTTCCATCTCATACAGTAGTGTGAGTAATCAATCTATTTTGAGACTGCCTGAAAATCTGATGGGTTTCAAATATGTACTTTATTCATGCTGTTGTTTCCTAGGTCCTAATGCCTCCAGGATAACTCTTGGATTTGTGTTTACGTTTCCTTGTGTACACCTTTTTGGCTGTTGGGTTTTCCAGATGGTGTAATATACTAATCTACTACGTGTACAATATTTTCCTTATGGTCACCACTATCAATACTAGGCTCAATCACATCCTTCGGGAAATAACCACCAATTCTTCTTGATTGTGGCACAGTGGACACAAGCACGTGCTTTCTTAGCTTAAGTCTGGTATGAGAACATTTCTTCTCTTTAAGGAAGCCAGTTTATTGTATTGTGTaaggtaaagataaagaaaagtatTCCACGCAGATCCTGTCAAGTAAATCCCATCAATAAAAACTTGACTGAGGGTGGTAATAGGTACAATTATgggtgatatttaaaataattcagggCTCATCTTGTATGGTTCTTTCAGCTGAAAGTGTTACTTTCCatgtataaaaatgtttgatTCTGGAGGCACAATGTCATTTAGAAAGAATTACCTCTCTTCAATAAGATAAATCAGCATATGAGATGAGAAGAACTGCGAGATGATTAGTCTTGGCACCCTTGCACTCTTCCCAAGCCCTTTTTCTTATCATTCTACACATAGCCTGATCCCTGCCCTTGGTGTCTCTGCCAGATCTCTGCCGTTATTGCATCTTCCTTGCTTGCCTTTATAAATTGAATCAAACAATATGCTTTCTTACCTGTTTATTTATGCTTACCACAAATTTCAATGAAAGgggaatatatattatatatatgcatatatataatatacatatacatatatactgatatgtgtgtgtatatgaaactCTCATGGAAGATATTTGAGGCTTTCTCTTGTACATTATTAGCACATCAGCAATGCTTCAGGAAGTGACCTTTACATTTGCAGTTAAGAtccatttttattagaaatttgaTGCTCAAGGCCTAGATTTCTCTGTTAGCAAACTTCTGAATGAGCCAGCTGCTCCTGTGACCCCAGTCATATGATGGAATACAAAAGAAATCAACAATCTGATATTTGCCCCCCAAAATGTTTTATAGTCTGGATGGGAAGACCAGACTTGCCTGTAAAGAGGTAGGTGAGGTCAATTACACAATAAATGTATAACATGAAATCTACTGTAAGGTGATTGAATGTAGTGGTGGTGATAGGGCTGGAGCTTTGCAGGTTCCCTGCAAAGTACTCATGCCTGTGTGTTCTCATTAattgtttctattccttttctcctAGGATTTTCTGATGTTCCCTAACGTCCATGTAACTACAAGGGCTCTTTATCACCACAAGTGCCACTCTCACCCAAAACCACTCAGAGCTCAAGAATCAAGGCGAAATGGATGCTGCAGTGACAGATGATTTCCAACAAATTCTGCCTATTGAACAGCTGCGCTCTACTCATGCTAGCAATGATTATGTGGAACGGCCTCCTGCCCCCTGTAAACAGGCCCTCTCAAGCCCTTCCCTTATTGTGCAAACCCACAAATCTGATTGGTCCTTGGCTACCATGCCTACTGCTCTCCCCCGCAGTCTCAGCCAGTGCCATCAATTGCAGCCCTTGCCTCAGCATCTGAGCCAATCTAGCATTGCCAGCTCAATGTCTCATAGTACCACTGCCTCTGATCAAAGGCTCTTGGGCAGCATTACGCCCTCACCTTCAGGCCAGTCCATCATCCGAACCCAGCCTGGAACAGGAGCCTACCCAAAGGCTGATGGTGCTCTGAAGGGAGAAGCTGAGCAATCTGCCGGGCACCCCAGTGAGCACCTCTTCATCTGTGAGGAGTGTGGGCGCTGCAAATGTGTCCTCTGCACAGCATCTCGTCCTCTCCCCTCC
Protein-coding regions in this window:
- the SPRY3 gene encoding protein sprouty homolog 3, which codes for MDAAVTDDFQQILPIEQLRSTHASNDYVERPPAPCKQALSSPSLIVQTHKSDWSLATMPTALPRSLSQCHQLQPLPQHLSQSSIASSMSHSTTASDQRLLGSITPSPSGQSIIRTQPGTGAYPKADGALKGEAEQSAGHPSEHLFICEECGRCKCVLCTASRPLPSCWLCNQRCLCSAESLLDYGTCLCCVKGLFYHCSTDDEDNCADEPCSCGPSSCFVRWAAMSLISLFLPCLCCYLPTRGCLHLCQQGYDSLRRPGCRCKRHTNTVCRKISSGSAPFPKAQEKSV